In one window of Actinomycetota bacterium DNA:
- a CDS encoding helix-turn-helix transcriptional regulator, translating to MALKDKHQKLDNQLRRCRFEHNEMSQQELANAVGVTRLTIHSIETGKFNPSVMLALKIASFFNKAVEEIFYLKQK from the coding sequence ATAGCTTTGAAAGATAAACATCAAAAACTTGATAACCAGCTTAGGCGGTGCCGGTTTGAACATAATGAAATGTCCCAGCAGGAACTGGCCAATGCGGTAGGGGTTACCAGGCTAACTATTCATTCCATCGAAACCGGAAAGTTTAATCCGTCGGTTATGCTGGCTTTAAAGATTGCCAGCTTCTTTAATAAAGCTGTAGAAGAAATTTTCTACCTTAAGCAGAAGTGA